Proteins encoded together in one Pontiella desulfatans window:
- a CDS encoding sulfatase → MKSIFKPILLLSCLIALPAVAKKLNVLFVIVDDLRPLISCQGDPIAKTPSLDKLAADGMVFERAYAQYPICGPSRGSFMSGMRPDTTGLMGNNTPFHNVLNEELTLNRYFMQQGYAVFGAGKVYHNSIGDDWSEPYFKSEWLDHVKPENKRKADIFFTPKSEGLPPSIEAEDVGDDAYCDGQAAAASEKWIAQAAKDGKPFMMVTGFRKPHLPWCAPKKYWDLYERSAMPVAANRYHPIGAPEIALKHYGELFGYGDIPNGTPLTDELIRQSMHGYYACVSYADAQLGRVLDALKKAGVYDNTIIVLCGDNGYHHGNNGVWTKGVCWETTNHVPLLLKVPGAKKGQRSDALVELLDIYPTLCRTAGLPVPKHCEGKSLLPLVEHPKQEWNGFSASQFRKGKIIARSIRTDRYRFTLWEKGRGNVVGTELYDYEKDPQGNVNLAASPENKHLVEKFTKLHQSEWPSEY, encoded by the coding sequence TTGAAATCTATCTTTAAGCCGATCCTGCTTTTAAGTTGCCTGATCGCACTGCCTGCAGTGGCAAAGAAGCTTAATGTGCTGTTTGTGATCGTGGACGACTTGCGGCCACTGATCAGTTGCCAGGGCGATCCGATTGCGAAAACGCCGAGCCTCGATAAACTCGCGGCGGACGGCATGGTGTTTGAACGGGCCTACGCGCAGTATCCCATTTGCGGGCCGTCGCGCGGCAGCTTTATGTCGGGCATGCGGCCCGACACCACCGGGCTGATGGGCAATAACACGCCGTTCCATAACGTGCTGAACGAAGAGCTGACCCTCAATCGCTATTTTATGCAGCAGGGTTATGCCGTGTTCGGTGCGGGCAAGGTTTACCACAACAGCATCGGCGACGACTGGAGCGAACCTTATTTTAAATCTGAATGGCTCGACCATGTGAAGCCGGAGAACAAGCGGAAGGCCGATATTTTCTTCACCCCCAAGAGCGAGGGGTTACCGCCGTCCATCGAAGCTGAGGACGTGGGCGATGACGCCTACTGCGACGGACAGGCCGCCGCCGCTTCCGAAAAGTGGATCGCTCAAGCTGCCAAGGACGGCAAGCCGTTCATGATGGTGACAGGGTTCCGCAAGCCGCACCTGCCTTGGTGCGCTCCAAAAAAATATTGGGATCTCTACGAACGCTCGGCCATGCCGGTCGCGGCAAATCGTTATCATCCGATAGGTGCGCCGGAGATTGCGCTTAAGCATTACGGCGAACTGTTCGGCTATGGCGATATCCCCAACGGCACGCCGTTGACCGACGAGTTGATCCGCCAGAGCATGCACGGCTACTATGCCTGCGTCAGTTATGCCGATGCTCAGCTCGGTCGTGTTTTGGACGCGCTGAAAAAGGCGGGCGTCTACGACAACACCATTATCGTTCTCTGCGGCGACAACGGCTACCACCACGGCAACAACGGGGTGTGGACCAAGGGCGTCTGCTGGGAAACCACCAACCATGTGCCGCTGCTGCTCAAGGTGCCCGGCGCGAAAAAGGGCCAGCGCTCCGATGCGCTCGTAGAACTACTCGACATCTATCCGACGCTCTGCAGGACCGCCGGGCTTCCCGTACCGAAGCATTGCGAAGGAAAAAGCCTGCTTCCGCTGGTCGAGCACCCGAAGCAGGAGTGGAACGGTTTCTCGGCCAGTCAATTCCGCAAGGGCAAGATTATCGCCCGTTCCATCCGAACCGATCGATACCGCTTCACGCTTTGGGAAAAGGGGAGGGGCAACGTGGTCGGCACTGAACTTTATGACTATGAGAAGGATCCGCAGGGCAATGTGAATCTGGCGGCCTCTCCGGAAAATAAACATCTGGTGGAAAAATTCACCAAACTGCACCAGTCCGAGTGGCCTAGTGAATATTAG
- a CDS encoding GH1 family beta-glucosidase, whose amino-acid sequence MNIQFPERFTWGAATAAYQVEGAAFEDGKGKSIWDVFSHVPGNIEDDATGDVACDQYHRYPEDIKLMQELNLQVYRFSVSWPRIYPEGTGVVNSKGLDHYDRLVDALLDAGIDPWITLYHWDLPQALHERGGWPNRDIADWFTDYALTMAERLGDRVKHWMTMNEAWVCSYFGYRDGNMAPGIKDHKQALAASYHFNLAHGRAYNAMKAMNPNLKVGITHATQQHRPLDGKPESLALAEFLWQENNGVFMEPIFSGSYPEAIIDRYPESIPVITDADLIEMNNYDFVGLQYYCDNLIRDGKLVAEKLPEFEYTEMGWPVTPDGFYNNIMEYVRRYKPKELAITENGMALDDEVDAEGRVRDVRRQKYIKAHLESVHRAIQDGAPLTGYFAWSFMDNYEWACGYRPRFGLIHTDYATQTRTIKDSGRMFAEIIRNTGW is encoded by the coding sequence GTGAATATCCAGTTTCCGGAACGTTTTACATGGGGTGCTGCAACGGCGGCCTATCAGGTGGAAGGCGCGGCCTTCGAGGATGGAAAAGGTAAATCCATTTGGGATGTATTTTCCCATGTGCCCGGAAATATTGAGGACGATGCCACGGGTGATGTCGCGTGTGATCAGTACCACCGCTATCCCGAAGACATTAAACTGATGCAGGAGCTGAACCTGCAGGTCTACCGTTTTTCTGTTTCCTGGCCGCGTATCTATCCGGAAGGAACCGGTGTGGTCAATTCGAAGGGGCTCGACCACTACGACCGTTTGGTTGACGCGCTATTGGACGCGGGTATTGATCCATGGATCACGCTCTATCACTGGGATCTGCCGCAGGCGCTGCACGAACGCGGGGGCTGGCCGAACCGCGACATTGCCGACTGGTTCACCGACTATGCCCTCACTATGGCCGAACGTCTGGGCGACCGCGTGAAGCATTGGATGACGATGAACGAAGCCTGGGTCTGCTCTTACTTTGGTTATCGTGATGGTAACATGGCCCCGGGCATCAAAGATCACAAGCAGGCGCTGGCGGCTTCGTATCATTTCAACCTCGCACACGGTCGCGCCTATAACGCCATGAAGGCGATGAATCCGAATCTAAAGGTTGGCATTACCCACGCCACCCAGCAGCACCGTCCTCTAGACGGCAAGCCGGAGTCGCTGGCTTTGGCCGAATTCCTGTGGCAGGAAAACAACGGCGTCTTCATGGAGCCGATTTTTTCCGGCAGCTATCCGGAGGCGATCATCGACCGCTATCCTGAATCAATCCCGGTCATTACAGATGCTGATTTGATCGAGATGAATAACTATGATTTTGTGGGTCTGCAGTATTACTGCGACAACCTGATCCGAGATGGAAAACTGGTCGCTGAAAAGCTTCCGGAATTTGAATACACCGAAATGGGGTGGCCCGTTACACCGGATGGTTTCTACAACAACATCATGGAATATGTTCGCCGTTATAAGCCGAAGGAACTGGCCATCACCGAAAACGGCATGGCACTGGACGACGAGGTCGATGCGGAAGGACGGGTGCGCGACGTGCGCCGTCAAAAATATATCAAGGCGCACCTTGAGTCCGTTCACCGCGCCATTCAAGACGGCGCGCCGCTAACGGGCTATTTCGCCTGGTCGTTCATGGACAACTACGAATGGGCGTGCGGCTACCGACCCCGCTTCGGCCTCATCCACACCGACTACGCCACCCAGACCCGCACCATCAAGGACAGCGGCCGCATGTTCGCGGAAATCATTCGTAACACAGGATGGTAA
- a CDS encoding DUF2201 family putative metallopeptidase: MHLITLLTVRQMMKRELGADSFVAGIVASVEADPQNPTACIDADGHMKYNPDFVSEHVKTEQDLFCLVFHEILHPAFGHFVHKSDQISNIACDAIINALISQFYAKASGGGSLFERFYAVQGLESILRPNSKHRNSRYSYLYQHLYPKWQHHDVLSAGEVIQTLKMLVPQSASRPTLIGSHSGASNHWKPDQLQGIAQEVGRKILESSDCTGGMFDSLKKMIVEIMKTKRSIRQELLLNYSTRKRLDAFFCSEREMRRKTSPFPINPCRRDMVLLSADIWPGFFRNRQPEVKHNREGIALFLDVSGSVNQSLPEISGLLARYRRNIRSVYQFSNAVSEITMDALMRGYVETTYGTDFNCVAKTILTEEFKRAVIITDGYAAMSDANQAALHEAGVRILTILFGIHNSGKVLEPFGEVMNLNEITEGAIK, translated from the coding sequence ATGCACCTGATTACATTGCTAACAGTACGGCAGATGATGAAGCGCGAGTTGGGCGCGGATTCGTTTGTTGCAGGGATCGTGGCTTCGGTTGAAGCCGATCCCCAAAACCCAACGGCATGCATCGATGCCGATGGGCATATGAAATACAATCCGGACTTTGTTTCGGAGCATGTGAAGACGGAGCAGGATCTGTTCTGCCTGGTCTTTCATGAAATTCTTCATCCGGCGTTCGGGCACTTTGTCCATAAGTCGGATCAAATCAGCAACATTGCGTGCGATGCAATCATCAACGCGTTGATCAGCCAGTTCTATGCAAAGGCATCGGGCGGCGGATCATTGTTCGAGCGTTTCTATGCTGTCCAGGGTTTGGAATCGATCCTTCGGCCAAACAGCAAGCATCGCAACAGTCGGTACAGCTATCTGTACCAGCACCTCTACCCCAAGTGGCAGCACCATGATGTGCTCAGCGCGGGCGAGGTGATCCAGACCCTGAAAATGCTGGTGCCGCAATCCGCCAGCCGACCGACATTGATCGGTTCGCACAGCGGGGCATCCAACCATTGGAAACCGGATCAACTGCAGGGCATTGCCCAGGAAGTAGGCAGGAAGATTCTGGAAAGCAGCGACTGCACGGGTGGCATGTTCGACAGTCTGAAGAAAATGATTGTCGAGATTATGAAAACCAAACGGAGCATCAGGCAGGAGCTGCTGTTGAATTACAGCACCCGCAAACGGCTGGATGCTTTCTTTTGTTCGGAGCGTGAAATGCGGCGCAAAACGTCGCCATTCCCGATTAATCCGTGCCGACGCGACATGGTGTTGTTAAGCGCGGATATCTGGCCGGGATTTTTTCGTAACCGCCAGCCGGAAGTGAAACACAATCGGGAGGGCATAGCGCTTTTCCTTGATGTGTCGGGCTCGGTCAACCAGTCGTTGCCGGAGATCAGCGGCCTGCTGGCGCGGTATCGACGGAATATTCGTTCGGTCTACCAGTTCAGCAACGCCGTTTCGGAGATCACCATGGACGCGTTGATGCGCGGCTATGTGGAGACCACCTACGGCACCGACTTTAACTGCGTGGCCAAGACCATCCTGACGGAAGAATTCAAGCGGGCGGTAATCATTACCGATGGCTATGCAGCGATGAGCGATGCAAACCAAGCGGCCTTGCACGAAGCCGGAGTCCGAATCCTGACCATCCTTTTCGGGATCCACAACAGCGGAAAGGTGCTGGAGCCGTTTGGGGAAGTCATGAACCTGAATGAAATAACGGAAGGAGCAATAAAATGA
- a CDS encoding ATPase → MKSHVGMEQKVCPVCGQAFDTGAILLDKRLRNSLERKTVTGWDLCPEHAKLWEKGYIALVECDPEKSKFTGGTIKPEDAYRTGRIAHIRKAAAKRIFNVEMTSPVAFVEPGVVDMLEKMQEGETSGD, encoded by the coding sequence ATGAAGAGCCATGTCGGAATGGAACAAAAAGTCTGTCCAGTCTGCGGCCAGGCATTTGATACAGGTGCAATCCTGTTGGATAAGCGCCTGCGCAACAGTCTTGAGCGAAAAACGGTCACGGGCTGGGACTTGTGCCCGGAGCACGCGAAGCTGTGGGAAAAGGGATATATCGCGCTGGTTGAGTGCGATCCTGAAAAGTCCAAATTCACTGGCGGTACTATCAAGCCGGAGGATGCCTATCGCACCGGGCGCATAGCCCATATCCGCAAGGCGGCCGCCAAGCGTATTTTCAATGTTGAGATGACGTCTCCTGTGGCGTTTGTCGAACCAGGCGTCGTGGATATGCTGGAAAAAATGCAGGAAGGAGAGACAAGCGGAGACTGA
- a CDS encoding AAA family ATPase, with product MKTKLLEQLGIYGWSLEDENLAMASLLTGDPLLMVGAHGAAKTHAAGKIAQAMDWKFMAYDASKALFEDVLGFPNVESLKQGRVEYVPSAVTVWDKQFVLIDEINRAVPELQAKWLEIIRSRRIMGFETEVKWVWSAMNPMGRQYNGTQQMDAALIGRYAIFLYPPEALDMDEEDRIKVLRHINGDDAPSIGEWCQQSETKTVSKADTENTGQQIREILLKAGSLFQSLEKDFQSLGEFLSRLAVLVMKETDGSVKLDGRRLGFIYRNLLSNRAVELARQSIRGDDLPSFAQSAKKVILSSIPMGLNDEGINREELLHQVEVCLDLLADYFSEGGNFQRVETVYRLFTTTDLFEKAEILLGENLSEMVKLKAWNNLCDAPGQITPLAYIALRVESLHPGRIPSELLEKVGGQIDLQGLETDTIPGLTGDNIELVEQVEMLFDQADDLRRMIAYQEVRTLAVRSELDESEIGKAKARIESTAARIESLLGKGQ from the coding sequence ATGAAGACTAAGTTATTGGAACAACTGGGTATCTATGGATGGAGTTTGGAAGATGAAAACCTGGCAATGGCCTCGCTGTTGACGGGTGATCCGCTGCTGATGGTTGGCGCGCATGGCGCGGCCAAGACGCATGCGGCGGGTAAAATCGCGCAGGCGATGGACTGGAAGTTCATGGCCTACGATGCCAGCAAGGCGTTGTTTGAAGACGTACTGGGATTCCCGAACGTCGAAAGCTTGAAGCAGGGGCGCGTGGAATATGTGCCGAGCGCGGTCACCGTATGGGACAAGCAGTTTGTGCTGATCGATGAGATCAACCGGGCTGTGCCGGAGCTACAGGCCAAGTGGCTGGAGATTATCCGTTCCCGCAGGATCATGGGTTTTGAGACCGAGGTAAAATGGGTCTGGAGCGCCATGAATCCAATGGGGCGGCAATACAACGGCACCCAGCAGATGGATGCCGCGTTGATCGGACGCTACGCCATTTTCCTCTATCCACCGGAAGCATTGGATATGGATGAGGAAGATCGCATCAAGGTGCTGCGCCATATCAATGGCGACGATGCACCAAGCATTGGCGAATGGTGCCAGCAGTCGGAAACCAAGACTGTCAGCAAGGCGGACACGGAAAACACCGGACAGCAGATAAGGGAAATTCTCTTAAAGGCAGGATCGCTTTTCCAATCATTGGAAAAGGATTTTCAATCGCTGGGTGAATTCCTCTCCCGGTTGGCGGTGCTGGTCATGAAGGAGACGGACGGCAGCGTAAAGCTGGATGGCCGTCGCCTTGGATTCATCTACCGCAACCTGTTGTCGAACCGTGCCGTCGAGCTGGCACGCCAGTCGATCCGTGGCGACGACCTTCCTTCATTTGCGCAGAGCGCGAAGAAGGTGATCCTGTCGAGTATTCCCATGGGATTGAACGACGAGGGGATCAACCGCGAGGAACTGCTGCACCAGGTGGAGGTCTGCCTTGATCTGTTGGCGGACTATTTCAGCGAAGGCGGAAACTTCCAAAGGGTGGAAACCGTCTATCGCCTGTTCACCACCACCGACCTGTTCGAGAAGGCGGAAATCCTCCTCGGCGAAAACCTGTCGGAAATGGTGAAGCTCAAGGCATGGAACAATCTGTGCGACGCGCCGGGGCAAATCACGCCGCTGGCCTACATCGCTTTGCGGGTCGAGTCGCTCCATCCCGGCAGGATTCCATCGGAACTGCTGGAAAAGGTTGGGGGACAGATCGATCTCCAAGGATTGGAAACCGACACTATTCCCGGCCTGACGGGCGACAACATCGAGTTGGTTGAACAAGTGGAAATGCTTTTCGACCAAGCCGACGACCTACGCCGCATGATCGCATACCAGGAGGTGCGCACGCTGGCCGTGCGGTCTGAGCTGGATGAATCGGAAATCGGAAAGGCCAAGGCGAGAATCGAATCAACGGCGGCTCGGATCGAGTCGTTGCTTGGGAAAGGACAATGA
- a CDS encoding IS4 family transposase, translated as MKKQHKHKPAGHRYTTLKQLCNLIPGHMVSSLAQKHGVDIQSRTYTPWSHVVSLLYAHFSHALGLNDVCDALQMNAAALSTIRGAVPPSRNNLSHANKIRNADMAEELYWCMMKHLMDTVPGFAKGKVRRGYLRRFSKTIHALDSTTIQLVANCMDWAKHRRRKAAAKCHLRLDLQSFLPRCAIIDTAKHHDSTMTQSLCAELKPGEIAVFDKAYNKFKHLFELTVRGVWWVGRAKDNMQYKVVRTLETTGHKRILRDEVIEMVVEASKKAYPCELRRVVALVEINGKDVEIAFITNHLEWSAWTVAELYRCRWDIEVFFKEIKQTLQLSDFLGYSANAVRWQIWMGLLVHLLMRCLAFMHGWEHSFKRQFTVVRAVLWRRWNLPALLDSYGTAKPPGRIRGAPEQAYLPGFV; from the coding sequence ATGAAAAAACAACATAAACACAAGCCAGCCGGACATAGGTATACAACCTTGAAACAATTGTGCAATCTGATTCCCGGACACATGGTGTCGAGCCTTGCGCAGAAGCATGGCGTGGACATTCAAAGCCGGACGTACACGCCGTGGAGCCATGTGGTTTCTTTGCTGTACGCCCACTTCTCCCATGCACTCGGACTCAACGATGTGTGCGACGCGCTCCAGATGAACGCGGCGGCGCTCTCTACCATCCGCGGCGCGGTTCCTCCGTCGCGTAACAACCTGAGCCACGCGAACAAGATCCGCAACGCGGACATGGCCGAAGAGCTCTACTGGTGCATGATGAAGCATCTGATGGATACAGTCCCGGGCTTCGCGAAGGGCAAGGTTCGGCGCGGATACCTCCGGCGCTTCAGCAAGACGATCCATGCGCTGGACTCGACCACGATCCAGCTCGTCGCCAACTGCATGGACTGGGCGAAGCATCGCCGCCGCAAGGCTGCGGCCAAGTGCCACCTGCGCCTCGACCTGCAAAGCTTCCTGCCCCGGTGCGCCATCATCGACACGGCGAAGCACCATGACAGCACGATGACCCAAAGCCTGTGCGCCGAGCTCAAACCCGGTGAAATCGCCGTGTTCGACAAGGCCTACAACAAGTTCAAGCATCTTTTCGAGCTGACGGTGCGCGGTGTCTGGTGGGTTGGCCGGGCGAAGGACAACATGCAGTACAAGGTGGTGCGCACCCTCGAAACCACCGGGCACAAGCGCATCCTGCGCGACGAGGTCATCGAGATGGTGGTCGAAGCATCGAAGAAAGCCTATCCGTGCGAGTTGCGCCGGGTCGTGGCGCTGGTCGAGATTAACGGCAAGGATGTCGAAATCGCCTTCATCACCAATCACCTGGAGTGGAGCGCGTGGACGGTCGCCGAACTCTACCGTTGCCGCTGGGACATCGAGGTGTTCTTCAAGGAGATCAAGCAGACGCTCCAACTCTCCGACTTCCTGGGCTACAGCGCCAACGCCGTGCGCTGGCAGATCTGGATGGGGCTGCTGGTCCACCTGCTGATGCGCTGCCTCGCGTTCATGCACGGATGGGAGCACAGCTTCAAGCGGCAGTTCACTGTTGTGCGCGCGGTGCTTTGGCGCCGGTGGAACCTGCCCGCCTTGCTGGATTCCTATGGGACAGCCAAACCGCCCGGCCGCATACGGGGTGCGCCGGAACAGGCGTATCTGCCGGGGTTTGTCTAA
- a CDS encoding ArdC family protein, with amino-acid sequence MKNGRNKINEMITQKMIERINATGTLPWRKPWVSRDTRPQNLVSRKPYRGVNAFMLHMMGYAQPYFLTIKQANQLGGKIRKGEKSMPVVFWKFVEPDKASEDPDKQKGYAMLRYYHVFNVAQCEGIPERKIPKLVLPDREVCPIEEAERLIADMPNKPVIEYNRSYAAYNPLTDTVRVPPQEMFMSDASFFSTCFHELTHSVGHRSRLARKAVMDPVKFGSHEYSREELVAEMGAAFLCGHCGILPEVEDNSAAYLNSWLERLKADPSMLVSAGQQAQKAYDYIVAEKHEPVAA; translated from the coding sequence ATGAAAAACGGACGAAACAAGATCAACGAAATGATCACGCAGAAAATGATCGAACGGATCAATGCAACGGGAACGTTGCCCTGGCGCAAGCCATGGGTATCACGGGACACGCGACCGCAAAACCTGGTCAGCCGAAAACCGTACCGGGGTGTCAACGCGTTCATGCTGCACATGATGGGCTATGCACAGCCCTATTTCCTGACCATCAAGCAGGCGAACCAGCTCGGTGGAAAAATCCGCAAGGGCGAAAAGTCTATGCCGGTGGTGTTCTGGAAATTCGTGGAGCCGGATAAGGCGAGCGAAGATCCCGACAAGCAAAAGGGATATGCCATGTTGCGCTACTACCACGTGTTCAACGTGGCGCAGTGCGAGGGAATTCCTGAACGGAAGATTCCAAAGCTGGTGCTGCCGGATCGGGAGGTTTGTCCCATTGAGGAAGCGGAACGGCTGATCGCCGATATGCCGAACAAACCGGTGATTGAATACAACCGCAGCTATGCGGCCTACAATCCGCTGACGGATACCGTTCGCGTGCCGCCGCAGGAAATGTTCATGAGCGATGCTTCATTTTTCAGCACCTGCTTTCATGAACTGACGCACAGTGTTGGCCATCGGTCACGCCTTGCGCGGAAAGCGGTGATGGATCCGGTTAAATTCGGGTCGCACGAATATTCCCGGGAGGAACTCGTGGCCGAAATGGGCGCGGCGTTCCTTTGCGGGCATTGCGGTATCCTGCCCGAGGTCGAGGACAACTCCGCGGCTTATCTCAATAGCTGGCTGGAGCGGCTCAAGGCCGATCCGTCCATGCTGGTATCCGCCGGGCAGCAGGCGCAGAAAGCCTACGACTATATCGTGGCCGAAAAACATGAGCCGGTAGCGGCCTAA
- a CDS encoding caspase family protein codes for MAKYALVCGMNNYCKGSFRPLRFGLNDAVRMKGVLELCGYAAQLVPGEKLTYSKLVHELVAMTSKACSGDTLLFYFSGHGCSHGKEQYVLPYDSGFASKEITNGLPVSKLAELTDKPGVERLFIIDACRDLFSSKRGSGDVAGNLSRKGITDDLEKQAGQAPFRVLVSCSDSECSYESSELQGGVFTSLLVEHIIDFVDSGKKVTLFNCIDGVSDRIETLHDRIREGIPVQSPWVEGANLEIAAGNKNGHVRSSFLFAHRNVGEEFIPCQICGEFTHFLDMIMCQGCLEEFCPNDFGSHEFFCRECAHGIQSSGYDRKYYVHYFKQLREALNFLHESHRLACRGEADAEFQSEQDKSDYIDVFYDNLIQYILRKYKIKGEFDVIVHGVLLSSHFGVDKNELRRVFKNRRVFTEQDAAALFSKCELSLRRKLVGRDSVSTDLLQSNARLGFV; via the coding sequence ATGGCGAAGTATGCGCTGGTGTGCGGGATGAATAATTATTGCAAGGGCAGTTTCCGGCCTTTGAGGTTTGGGCTCAACGACGCTGTGAGGATGAAAGGTGTGTTGGAGCTATGTGGGTATGCTGCACAGTTGGTTCCCGGGGAAAAATTGACATATTCAAAACTTGTCCATGAGTTGGTTGCCATGACCTCAAAAGCCTGTTCGGGGGATACATTATTGTTCTACTTTTCCGGGCATGGATGTTCCCATGGGAAGGAACAATATGTTCTTCCGTATGATTCCGGTTTTGCTTCAAAAGAAATCACAAACGGTTTGCCTGTGAGTAAACTTGCAGAGCTTACTGATAAGCCCGGTGTTGAGCGGTTGTTTATTATCGATGCATGCAGGGATTTATTTAGCTCCAAAAGAGGTAGTGGGGATGTTGCTGGAAACTTGAGCCGCAAAGGCATCACCGATGATTTGGAAAAGCAAGCTGGTCAAGCACCCTTCCGGGTTTTGGTTTCATGTTCCGATTCCGAATGCTCTTATGAGTCGTCTGAATTGCAAGGAGGGGTTTTTACATCCTTGTTGGTGGAACACATTATTGATTTTGTGGATTCTGGAAAAAAAGTGACCCTGTTCAATTGCATAGATGGGGTTTCAGATCGGATTGAGACATTACATGACCGTATTAGAGAGGGTATTCCCGTCCAGTCTCCGTGGGTGGAGGGGGCAAATCTTGAGATTGCCGCCGGCAATAAAAATGGGCACGTCCGATCAAGTTTTCTTTTTGCACACAGGAATGTTGGCGAAGAATTCATTCCGTGCCAAATCTGTGGGGAATTCACCCATTTTCTTGATATGATTATGTGTCAGGGGTGTCTGGAAGAATTTTGCCCTAATGATTTCGGTAGTCATGAATTCTTTTGCCGGGAATGCGCACATGGAATTCAATCTTCAGGGTACGATAGAAAATACTATGTTCATTATTTCAAGCAATTAAGGGAAGCGCTTAATTTTTTGCATGAATCCCACCGCTTAGCCTGCAGGGGTGAAGCCGATGCCGAGTTCCAAAGTGAGCAGGACAAAAGCGATTACATAGATGTGTTTTATGATAACCTCATCCAATATATTCTCCGAAAGTATAAGATCAAAGGTGAGTTTGACGTCATTGTACATGGGGTGTTGTTGAGCAGCCATTTTGGTGTGGATAAGAATGAGTTGAGGCGGGTTTTCAAAAATAGAAGGGTGTTCACTGAACAAGATGCTGCCGCGCTTTTTTCAAAATGCGAATTGAGCCTTAGAAGAAAGTTGGTCGGCCGGGATTCTGTTTCTACAGATTTACTCCAGAGTAATGCCCGTTTGGGATTTGTGTAG